From one Gossypium hirsutum isolate 1008001.06 chromosome D08, Gossypium_hirsutum_v2.1, whole genome shotgun sequence genomic stretch:
- the LOC121219969 gene encoding meiotically up-regulated gene 184 protein-like: MECNKEEAIRARGIAEHKMKNDDFEGAKRLVLKAQKLFPELENIAQLLTVCNVHHCAKLKFNGSEMDWYGILQLHRSANMSSIKKQYRKPALLLHPDKNKFAGAEAAFKLIGEANAVLADQTKRSLYDMKTASKAPHPSNTASTNAGLSKSSQYDTKPAPKQTPRPFNTTSANADRTKSSQYDTKPAPKPTPRPSNTTSANADQTKSSQYGTKPAAKSTPPLSNTASANADQTKSSQSETETALKSTSHPSNTTCACADQTKSSQYDTKTAPNPTPHPLNSTNTIVGSAGRLYEPRNNNKNGYSNFTSSSSYQPTWHQTFWPPCSVYHHHYNLVHRWLNCPSCGSFIGSTNVGPQGCCWRAYGFQFPHEFAGPGPIAKAGSGSRVGDSKEEEMVNVLKKCVEMVNSNTRDLQKNIDMLWSNVRNLKKGVEMPKPNEKKGGRE; the protein is encoded by the coding sequence ATGGAGTGCAACAAAGAGGAAGCTATTAGAGCAAGGGGAATTGCCGAACACAAGATGAAAAACGATGATTTTGAGGGTGCCAAGAGGCTTGTACTGAAGGCCCAGAAGCTGTTCCCTGAGCTCGAAAACATAGCGCAATTGTTGACGGTATGTAATGTTCACCATTGTGCAAAACTGAAATTCAATGGGTCGGAAATGGATTGGTACGGGATTCTTCAGCTCCACCGATCAGCCAACATGAGTTCCATCAAGAAACAGTATCGAAAGCCCGCACTGTTGCTTCATCCAGACAAGAATAAATTCGCCGGTGCCGAGGCTGCTTTCAAGCTGATTGGAGAAGCAAATGCAGTACTTGCAGACCAAACGAAACGTTCCCTGTATGATATGAAAACTGCATCAAAGGCTCCTCACCCATCGAATACCGCCAGTACCAATGCAGGCCTATCGAAAAGTTCTCAATATGATACAAAACCTGCACCAAAGCAGACTCCTCGCCCGTTTAATACCACCAGCGCCAATGCTGACCGAACAAAAAGTTCTCAGTATGATACAAAACCTGCACCAAAGCCGACTCCTCGCCCGTCGAATACCACCAGCGCCAATGCAGACCAAACAAAAAGTTCTCAATATGGTACAAAACCTGCAGCAAAGTCGACTCCTCCCCTGTCGAATACCGCCAGCGCCAATGCAGACCAAACAAAAAGTTCTCAATCTGAAACGGAAACTGCACTAAAGTCGACTTCTCACCCATCGAACACCACTTGTGCCTGTGCAGACCAAACAAAGAGTTCTCAATATGATACTAAAACTGCACCAAACCCGACTCCTCACCCATTGAATAGCACCAATACCATTGTTGGCTCTGCCGGTAGACTGTATGAGCCTAGAAACAATAACAAAAATGgttattcaaatttcacatcttcgAGTTCCTATCAGCCAACATGGCATCAAACATTTTGGCCACCCTGCAGTGTTTACCACCATCATTACAATTTAGTGCACAGATGGTTAAATTGCCCTTCATGTGGATCATTCATTGGCAGTACTAACGTGGGTCCTCAGGGATGCTGTTGGAGAGCCTATGGTTTCCAGTTTCCACATGAATTTGCAGGGCCAGGTCCTATTGCAAAGGCAGGAAGCGGCTCTCGGGTTGGTGATTCTAAGGAAGAAGAGATGGTGAATGTGTTAAAGAAATGTGTTGAAATGGTTAATTCAAATACGAGAGATTTACAGAAAAACATTGACATGCTTTGGTCTAACGTGAGAAACTTAAAGAAAGGCGTTGAAATGCCGAAGCCAAATGAGAAGAAAGGAGGAAGGGAGTGA
- the LOC107899186 gene encoding 5'-adenylylsulfate reductase-like 5 produces the protein MKFKMGFSSSSSSSSSSLLLFFCITVFCSIRCVLGSSICSHEADVFIKNIHFQCSPSISPIPPLKVNGDFLDRQLTSKQQNGYTSVLFYASWCPFSHGLCPKFDILSSMFPQIEHLAVEQSSTSPSILSRYGIHSLPSILIVNRTSRVRYNGPKDLLSIVQFYEKTTGFEPVQFVAQKESDVSGDHNKYMIKSWKESSPMEIVKQDPYLVFALLFLCLRGILLVFPKVLSRLKAVWVSYAPQFNLEIFGETSQLFVRALHMVDVRRFWTKLRLCKTQNFQQGAKSARVWASSLASVSLGESSSARSSSSASS, from the exons atgaaattcaaaatgggtttttcttcatcatcatcatcatcatcttcctctCTTCTTCTGTTCTTCTGTATAACAGTCTTTTGTTCAATACGCTGTGTTTTGGGTTCTTCTATTTGCTCCCATGAAGCTGATGTGttcattaaaaatattcactTTCAATGCTCTCCTTCGATCTCTCCAATTCCCCCTCTCAAG GTTAATGGAGACTTCCTTGACAGACAATTGACCTCCAAACAGCAAAATGGTTATACTTCTGTGCTCTTTTACGCTTCGTGGTGCCCGTTTTCACATGGTTTGTGTCCGAAATTTGACATTCTCAGTTCCATGTTTCCTCAAATAGAGCATCTGGCAGTTGAGCAGTCTTCAACTTCACCAAG TATATTATCGAGGTACGGAATCCATAGCTTGCCTTCAATTTTAATTGTGAACCGGACATCAAGGGTACGATATAATGGACCAAAAGATCTTCTCTCGATTGTACAATTTTATGAGAAAACAACAG GATTTGAACCTGTTCAATTCGTTGCTCAAAAGGAATCCGATGTATCTGGTGACCACAATAAATACATGATAAAGTCGTGGAAGGAATCGTCTCCGATGGAGATAGTAAAACAGGATCCCTACTTAGTATTTGCTTTGTTGTTTCTTTGTCTAAGAGGAATTTTACTTGTATTTCCGAAAGTATTGTCTCGTCTCAAGGCTGTTTGGGTTTCATATGCTCCGCAATTTAACTTGGAAATATTCGGTGAGACGAGTCAATTGTTTGTGCGAGCCCTTCACATGGTCGATGTTCGGAGGTTTTGGACCAAACTGAGGCTATGCAAGACCCAGAATTTTCAGCAAGGTGCGAAGAGTGCCCGTGTTTGGGCTTCTTCGCTAGCATCCGTCTCTTTGGGAGAATCTTCTTCAGCTAGATCATCCTCTTCAGCATCATCCTAG
- the LOC107899187 gene encoding protein EMBRYO SAC DEVELOPMENT ARREST 30 — translation MAFKSKIKWVALFVLTLSLGSLTVHLSLTKFSSMNLVQYSAKEALSHDFPYIGSPVGRNKRLWGAVRSLESLQPYANPRNGYPVPGKTSNGFIYAKIFGGFEKIRSSICDLVTISRLLNATLVIPEIQESTRSKGISYKFKSFSYLYDEEQFIASLKNDVNIIKSLPEYFKSARRRSEFPTFKPKSSASPNYYVKEILPSLKKAKVVGLIIMDGGCLQPILPPILSEFQRLRCRVAFHALQFRPEIQILGLRMVERLRAWGQPFLAYHPGLVRDTLAYHGCAELFQDVHTELIQYRREQMIKQGIVNDELSVESHIRRENGSCPLMPEEVGLLLRAMGYPSNTIIYVAGSQTFGGQRLLIPLRAMFANVVDRTSLCSKTELSDLVGPETPPSPDVFKMPNPKSEEQLKEEWNRAGPRPRPLPPPPDRPVYQHEKEGWYAWITENDKEPNPSPMDLRMQAHRLLWDALDYIVSVEADAFFPCFHSDGSRWPDFSGLVIGQRLYERASSRTYRPDRKKIAELFNIIRDDMYHPKRNWILSAREHLNRSLSEEGLIRQSLLSKPTSFLSHPIPECSCRISSVEITKPIKGKDGRILFGGEPECPKWMQSARAEKARTNETEPAEDENDVPEQLEPDVISSLTSLIDHDEEWDPND, via the exons ATGGCGTTCAAATCTAAGATAAAATGGGTTGCATTATTTGTGTTGACTTTATCTTTGGGATCATTGACCGTTCATCTTTCGTTAACAAAGTTTTCAAGTATGAATTTAGTCCAGTATAGCGCAAAAGAAGCTTTAAGCCATGATTTTCCATATATTGGATCCCCT GTTGGCAGAAATAAGAGGCTATGGGGTGCTGTGAGGTCTTTAGAGTCTTTGCAGCCATATGCAAACCCGAGAAACGGATATCCAG TTCCAGGTAAAACTAGTAATGGTTTCATCTATGCAAAAATCTTTGGTGGATTCGAGAAGATAAGATCTTCG ATATGTGATCTTGTCACCATATCCAGGCTTCTAAATGCTACTCTTGTAATTCCAGAGATACAAGAAAGTACTCGTTCAAAAGGCATAAG TTATAAATTCAAGAGTTTTTCCTATCTTTACGATGAGGAACAGTTCATTGCTTCACTTAAAAATGATGTGAATATCATAAAAAGCTTGCCTGAGTATTTTAAGTCTGCGAGAAGAAGGAGCGAGTTCCCTACTTTCAAGCCCAAAAGTTCTGCTTCTCCAAATTATTATGTCAAAGAAATTTTGCCTAGCTTAAAGAAAGCCAAGGTTGTTGGGTTGATTATTATGGACGGAGGGTGTCTgcag CCGATTCTTCCACCTATCCTGTCTGAGTTTCAGAGGCTTAGATGCAGAGTTGCCTTTCACGCTCTCCAGTTTCGTCCTGAAATTCAGATCCTTGGCCTCCGGATGGTGGAAAG ACTACGAGCATGGGGACAACCTTTCCTAGCATATCATCCGGGTTTGGTGAGGGACACCTTGGCATATCACGGATGTGCTGAGCTTTTCCAG GATGTTCATACAGAACTTATACAATATCGAAGGGAACAGATGATCAAGCAAGGAATCGTTAATGACGAATTAAGTGTTGAATCACATATCCGCAGAGAAAATGGTTCATGTCCTCTCATGCCGGAAGAG GTCGGACTTCTTCTTCGTGCAATGGGCTATCCTTCTAATACAATTATATACGTGGCAGGTTCTCAAACTTTTGGCGGTCAACGTCTTCTGATCCCTCTACGTGCTATGTTTGCAAATGTAGTTGATCGCACTTCGTTGTGCAGCAAAACGGAGTTGTCGGATTTGGTTGGTCCTGAAACACCTCCTTCCCCTGATGTTTTTAAGATGCCTAATCCGAAAAGTGAAGAACAACTCAAAGAAGAGTGGAATAGAGCTGGTCCACGGCCTCGACCCCTTCCTCCACCTCCTGATAGGCCTGTATATCAACATGAAAAAGAAGGCTGGTACGCTTGGATTACCGAGAATGACAAAGAACCCAACCCTTCCCCAATGGATCTTAGGATGCAAGCTCACAGGTTACTTTGGGATGCCCTTGATTATATAGTCTCTGTGGAAGCAGATGCATTCTTTCCCTGTTTTCACAGTGATGGCAGCAGATGGCCTGATTTCTCAGGCTTGGTTATTGGACAGAGGTTGTACGAAAGGGCTTCTTCTCGGACATATCGACCAGACAG GAAAAAAATTGCTGAACTTTTCAACATAATCCGTGATGACATGTACCATCCGAAGCGTAATTGGATACTATCAGCTAGAGAACATCTCAACAGAAGTTTGAGTGAAGAGGGCCTTATCAGACAGTCACTGTTGTCAAAGCCAACTTCCTTTCTGTCCCATCCGATTCCTGAATGCTCTTGTAGAATTTCTTCTGTTGAGATCACGAAACCTATAAAAGGCAAAGATGGCAGAATTTTATTCGGAGGTGAACCGGAATGCCCCAAATGGATGCAATCAGCTAGGGCTGAAAAGGCTAGAACCAATGAAACTGAACCAGCAGAAGACGAGAACGACGTGCCTGAACAGCTAGAACCAGATGTCATAAGTAGTTTAACTTCACTGATTGATCATGACGAAGAATGGGATCCAAACGACTAA
- the LOC107899188 gene encoding syntaxin-132: protein MNDLLSDSFEIPRGQGQGSHGGDIELGAQANADELGLQNFFKKVQEIDKQYEKLDKLLKKLQDAHEESKAVTKAPAMKSIKQRTEKDVDEVGKISRFVKGKIDELDRENLANRQKPGCGKGTGVDRSRTSTTLAVKKKLRDKMAEFQTLRETIHQEYRDVVERRVFAVTGTRPDEETIEKLIDTGDSEQIFQKAIQEQGRGRIMDTVSEIHERHEAVRDLEKKLLDLQQIFLDMAVLVDAQGDMLDNIESQVSSAVDHVQSGNTALQRAKSLQKNSRKWMCIAIIILLLIVVIIVVAVIKPWSSNKGA from the exons ATGAACGACCTTCTATCG GACTCATTTGAGATCCCTAGAGGTCAAGGTCAAGGATCTCATGGTGGGGATATCGAATTAGGAGCTCAAGCAAATGCAGATGAACTAGGCcttcaaaatttctttaaaaag GTTCAAGAGATAGATAAACAATATGAGAAGCTGGACAAGCTACTCAAAAAGCTTCAG GATGCACATGAGGAATCAAAAGCAGTGACTAAGGCTCCTGCCATGAAAT CTATTAAGCAGCGAACGGAAAAAGATGTTGATGAAGTTGGAAAAATATCTCGTTTTGTAAAGGGGAAAATTGACGAATTGGACCGAGAG AATTTAGCGAATAGGCAGAAGCCTGGATGCGGAAAAGGAACAGGTGTAGACCGGTCAAGGACGTCAACAACTCT TGCTGTGAAAAAGAAGTTGAGGGACAAAATGGCTGAATTTCAG ACTCTGAGGGAAACCATCCATCAAGAGTATCGGGATGTTGTTGAGAGACGTGTTTTCGCAG TGACGGGCACTAGGCCTGATGAAGAG ACAATTGAAAAATTGATTGATACTGGAGATAGTGAACAAATATTCCAGAAAGCAATTCAGGAGCAGGGACGAGGCCGG ATAATGGACACCGTATCTGAAATTCATGAGCGCCATGAAGCAGTTAGAGATTTGGAGAAAAAGCTTCTTGATCTACAACAG ATATTTTTGGACATGGCGGTTCTGGTTGATGCACAAGGAGACATGCTTGACAACATAGAATCTCAG GTCTCAAGTGCAGTAGATCACGTGCAGTCAGGGAATACCGCTCTCCAAAGAGCTAAGAGCTTGCAGAAGAACTCTAGGAAGTGGATGTGCATTGCTATTATCATCCTTCTCCTAATTGTTGTAATTATCGTCGTTGCGGTGATCAAACCCTGGAGCAGTAACAAAGGTGCTTAG